The genomic segment AGAGGACTGCTCAGCTAAGGTAAGTGAGGATACTGGCTCCACCATCAGCGCGACAAAAATCCACGTAGTTCCCGGCAGGTGATCAAACTACAGTGGAGCAGATGTCTGTCCGGTGGGGGATGTGTTAGGCTCGTTGTTACCCCGACACTCGGTCCGGGTAACAACGAGTGACGGCTCGCTAGCAGCCTGATGCCCGCTGAGGTGATGAGCGGACGGATGGATGAATGGGGCGGATCAGCACGCTAGCTACCGTCACGTCTAATCGATTCCGCGATTGAAGCAAACTAGACTGATAAATGAAGTTATTATGAAAGCGATAATTGGGGGGGAAAGGCGCGACTTTGTGCGATAACTAAGCTTGGGTAAAGACGAGAGATTTTACAGGAGCCCCGTGTAAGGGTTACCTAACGTAGCATCCCGGGCTAACCTGAGTCACTGGCAGCTGAATGAATGCTATCAGACCGGCACATCGGGGCCCTGCGCCCACCTAAGATCACCATTTAATGAAATATGCCGTGTCTGAACCTGCGGTAGCTGGATGAGGAGAGGAGCTGGTGTCAGAAACAGCAGCAGGGTGCCGATCGtgttcagcaccatggacagggCTGCAGGAAGtcctcatttatttatattttctagTCTTAAATTTCACCTTACTGAGCCTGTTTACTCGCTTCCTGAATAGCTGCCAGCATAGGACTGTTTAATTACTGCActtaaaacatattaaaagCTTGGCATTGGGCAGCTCTTGTccacattaaaaataaacatacacTCAACAGTGTTTGAGTACACAGTATAGTTTCATTTGATTTGTTCGTCTTTGGTTTGTGTGACCTTACATGAATACTTAGGTGGAGtgtgcagagcatgttttgcagccTTAGAAAAGAAATCACACCCGTGTTGAgtgtttttagttatttttgcCCCTTGAGTTGTCATTTGACTATTTCTACTTGCTGTGTCTACCCTGAAAGAAATGTACTTCCTCTTGCTGCTTTCCCTGAGGTTATCCCTCCTTTCCCCTTCATGCTGTACAGATTTTACACCCACCAAGGGCacgttttttttgttatttttttttgttgtgccTGATATGACTCGGTGTAAAAGTAATCTAAAGGGAGAATTTTAGTCTTTTGTCCCTGCTTATGACCAGATGGCTTTGTTATAGATGTGTTCAAGCCACGCTCTGTAATATAGGACATTTTTCATGTGCTTTAAGGGCTTGGCGCCATTACAGGCTAACATttgaaggagagaaaaaagcaCCAGAAAGGGTCTGAACAGATTGTGCTGAAGCCTGGAGTCATGGCATCTCCATCACCCGCTCTGTGATAATGACTGTGGGCGAGTAACACAGCTCTGCACCTGTCTTGCTGCGTGCATGTAGAAGTGAGATTTCTCTGGCTTGATTTTGTCATTTTAGTGTTTGAGAGGTGAGAGGAGGAGTGAGCCAGAGTATTTACTGCATTGTAATTTAACAGACTTGACAGTTTGGCTCGTTAATCATTCTGTCTTATTTCAGCATGTTAATAATTAAGACCAGCATGATTGCTTCTCAATGTCTGTTTCTTTTCAGCcctcctaaaaaaaaaatcaatcccCGCTGGACAACTGACACTTTGCAGAAAGGCCTCCAGCACTTAAACTGGCGTTTAGGAACATCGTCTGAATCATGGGGAACATTTTTGGGAATTTGCTGAAGAGCCTCATAGGGAAGAAAGAGATGAGGATCTTGATGGTGGGGCTTGATGCTGCTGGAAAAACAACGATCCTCTATAAGCTCAAACTGGGGGAAATAGTCACCACAATCCCAACAATCGGTATGTGGAAGCAGCTTTCTACTCGCACCAGCCAACGGTGGATATGATGTTTTGCTTCACGCGCTGTGTGACCTCTTATTTCAGGGTTCAACGTGGAGACAGTGGAATACAAGAACATCAGCTTCACTGTGTGGGACGTGGGTGGGCAGGACAAGATCCGTCCTCTCTGGAGACACTACTTTCAAAACACGCAGGGTGAGCGGAGTTAatcagagggtcacagcaatgtAAGCGCTCACATTTCTCTTCTTCTAATGCAAAtggtttattttgtttcttacaCTTGCCGCTGCAGGCCTAATTTTTGTGGTGGACAGTAATGACAGAGAGCGTGTGAACGAAGCACGAGAGGAGCTGATGAGGATGCTGGCTGAGGACGAGCTGAGGGATGCTGTGCTTCTCGTGTTTGCTAATAAACAGGCAAGAGACTCTAGTGTTATGTATATTCATACACATAGCAAGCAGGCTCATAGCAGAGGGTGAACCCCCAAATACCAGCTTCCTTATCTGTGTAATTTTAAAGCAGTTCTGGAAATTAGGTGGCATTAAATTATAGTGTGAGTTGTAATCATTACGAGGGTAGTAAAAAGGTAGTAAACTAGTCGTTGTGACATGAACTAATGGGTAATCACAGATGTTACTAGTCACATTAGTGAGGTCAGTGATATTTAGGTGCAGACTTATCATTAACATCATGTGACATATCACATTGACTGCTATAAAGAAAGGTTTTCACAGGAGTATTAGAGAGTAGTTACTTTCTAAGCTCTAATGTTAgagagtttatttatttttatctttatttatttttatttatttatttatttattttttatctttgtacagcactttggccaacgctttgttgttattaaatgtgctatataaataaagtaaagtaaagtaaagtaaagagTAGTCTTAAGACTACTCTCTAACGAAGCAGGAATATTATAGAGCAGTTTAGAGAGTAGTTACTCTGTAATACTACTATTATTATGTTATAATACTATTGTTATGTTCTGTTAAAGAGTTCTAATATTCCTGTGTTTTCACAGGACTAGTCTTAGATTCTACTACAGAGTAGTTATTCTCTAATACTCCTATGAAAGAAGAAGACTTAGAGAATAACTATCCCTAATACTACTCTCTAAAGCTCCTGTGAAAACACTGGAGTATTACaaagtagtaataataatactcCAGTCAAAAGAAAACATGCAGGAAATTCATCCACGCAGAGATGGAAGCACAATTTTCTCCCCTCGCTGACCCCTCTGCTCTTTGACAGGACTTACCAAACGCCATGAACGCCGCGGAGATCACAGACAAGTTGGGCTTGCACTCTCTGCGTCATCGCAACTGGTACATCCAGGCCACCTGCGCCACCAGCGGCGACGGCCTCTACGAGGGCCTCGATTGGCTGGCCAATCAACTCAAGAACAAGAAGTAAGAAGAAAACTGGAAGAAAGCATCCAGCGACCACACCCATACctactttttatttctttttagggATGAGGGTGCGGGTTGAGCACCGAGGTTTTTGATTGATAAAAGATTCTGGGTCTTGGGTGGGGGGGGCGGGGTGTCAGATTTAGATTTTTGGTCTGGTCCTTCTAGTTTTCTGTGGTTATAAAAAAACACATTCTCATGTTCGTATCTAACCactcactcacagacacacacacagagacacacatatgcacactaACAATAAGCAATCACAGCAGGCACTCACTTTTCCTCCGTCCACCTCTCGTCCACCAATCGTCTTTAGGTATATAATGTACTGTATGTTAGTCTCTAGGTGCTGTGTCGAGTCACACGGGACTCCAGCACTGAGTCCGATCTGACTTTGTTGATGTATGTTTTCCCGTTGTCGGTGGTCCATGAAAGGAACTGTTCCacgtcctgttttattttcttgtttttgttgttttttcgtCTTTTCCTGCAGAGTTCCAGAGCCATGTTTGAGAACAGTCACATCTGGCGGATTCATGTCACAATAACTAATTTGATTGCTTTGCTTTTCATTTTGACGTGCGAGCGTGTACTTGAACTCCGCAGCCTAGACAGTATTATCCCAAGCAGCTCTCTGACGTCTTTTGATATCTGTGCCGTGTTTCTACTCCCCGTGTGGCAACCCGAAGCATCGAAGCCaccctttttaaatattttaaaacgcACAACACTCTTTCTCAGTTGCCTCACCTGCATGCATCCTGTCGCCGCTGTTGAGTACTTCTTCATCCAGAGAACTGCATAGATGTTATTTGTAGGTTTTCTCCTCTCATCGTGTTCTTGCGCCGTTTACAGTAGGATGCACAAAACTATCTGAAatcaccactttttttttttttttttttaaataaaaaaaaaatcaccacttTTAGTGCAGTAGGTGGCAACATTTGTTCAAAACAAcgacaaaaaaaaccaacaaaaaaagcGGCTAGTCagctttatggtctttttagaTGTGAAAACAGCATATAGCACATTAACTCGGCACAGATGGCCTGTACAGCTGCTGCTTGTCTATTCGAGTACTCAAACTGCATCAGGTTGCTCTCGGTTATGTggagtttttttaattttttaatttttgtgtcGAATTTGCATatcggggggtgggggtgggggtggggatgGGGACGATGCTGTAACTGATAACTCTGTATTACTGAATGTGAATATTGTTGATGAATCTATAAGTGGCTGTAATGATGTTTATCTGACATGCCGTCATTTCAGTGATGTATCTGCATAAGTCATGCAAAACGAAGCAGGGTAACCGGATCGGTACGTTGATGTTGTAGTTTGCAGAAATTCACAAACCACCAACTTTCCGAACAGCAGATGGGATTGCGGCGTCGCCACTGATACCAGCAGAATCCGCAGATTTCTGTCAATGAAACGATTCCTTTGTGCCATACATGGGTACTGCTGCCACTCATACACCAGTAACAGTGCAACACGCTGTGCATCCGCCCTACCAACTTATCAGCACATATCCAGCATCTGTCGTAACCATGAGTTAGATCCTTTGGTTTTTGTGGCCTTATATTCCCATTGATTTCCTCTCACCGAGTTTGGTTTCATATTTACCAGTAAAGAATGATTTATTCCTTTATGCCCTCTAACGGCAGGTTTCGCACCACAGCTCACTATGGTAAGGCAAAGATTTCGTCGTATAATGTCTTCTTTTGATTTTTGCCTGTATACTTGATTCATATTTGGTGGTAGATTTCTTCAGTTCTCTTTGGGGTTTAAAGAAACTTTGATGTAGACTGTGTCTGTGAAACAATCagtgcagagaaaaaaatgattctGATGATTCATTCTGTACCGTTATAGTTACACaagtagatttaaaaaaaaatgttgaagacCATGTTTCAATGCTGAATGCATGGAGACATCTGTATGTGATGTAAGAAACCAAAATCCTGCTGTATTACGAATAAACCCATTTTCTGAATAATCTGTCTCATCAGCTGGGAGCGGGTCTTACTGATAGGCTTCATTGCCACATACgtacatcttcttcttcttctgttggctgattttacagcagctcATCTGCCTCCATTTCACCCTGGCATTTTCCTTTGTCACACCAGCTCTTCTCCACATCCATGAAtctctgatgtctttgtttttcttccctggCAGCTTCACagtcaacatcctttgtccagtacaTCCACAATCCCCGTCTCTGACTTTGTTTCCAgactgctcaacctgagctctGATGTTCTCATTTCCAATCCTGTCCATTATGGTCACTCCTAGTAAAAATCTTATCTCATCTTCAGCTCCGCCTTCAGTTCTTTTCTCAGTATCACCGTCTGTAAATCGTACATGGCAACAGGTATCACTACCACCTTGTAAACTACTTTCTCTCTTGCTGCTattcttctgtcacaaatcacccctgacactcgtctccagcctactccaccctgcctgcactctcttctcaTTCTGCACTCACCTGTCTTGTGCACTGTCCATTATCTTGGATTGTTGACCACAGGTATTTCAACTCCTCCACCTCACGACACTTCACTGTTACACCTGCCTCTGTGTTCACATGTGACAAATGTCTTGCTGTGACAGGCTCCAACCAGGAGAGGACACTGTTCCACAGCGATATCTGTTTGGTGAAAGAGGTCCTGAAGCATTAatcaaattcattaaaaaattaaaggttTATTTGTCCTCTGAGACACCCCTGCTGAACATCATGCTGTAGCTGACATCTCTGGCAACTCAGCAAGATCAGTTCAATCTTATCCAAAAGAAATCTAGCGATGGTCATAAGTGCGTTCATTTCCTCTAAATCAGACTATTGCTACTCTTTATACACATGCTTGAGCCAGCAAGAGCTACTTAGATTAACGCTTGTCAAGtgtgctgcagctgttttctgtAATCAGGGTCTCGTTTTGTCGTAGAGGAATTTCAGCccactcttcttttttttttttatttaaattaaaattttcaGTCCATGCACAGCTCCCTTATTTTCAggcattctgttgtagatttattGCTGTCCTTGGAATCATTCTCCTGTTGTGTGATTTACATGTTAGACAGCCTCACTGGACTAAAATACTTTGGTACACAGAGTTCATGAAGTTCATGGtggactcaatgactgcaaagtctccaggtcctgtggctgcaaaacaagcccaaatcatcacccctccaccactgtgcttgacacttggtatgaggtgtttgtgcagaTCCTCTGTGGGTTTTGCCAAACAGAGCATTGTGTATTATGCCCAAACATCTTCACTTCAAAGGGGTGTTGTTtgagaagtcttgtggtttattTAGATGCAACTTGATGCTAACCTGAGCcctgctgccatgttctttatCCTAGCAACCTTTCCAAACAACCCCTCAGCCTGTTTCTAACTGTAGTTTCATGAATTTTAATATCTAACATGCTAGCTGAGTCTTGTAGAGTTTGAGACGTAACTCTTGGGTTCCTTGCACAGTCTTACCTTTCTGAACTTTTAACTATGCATATTCCTAAATAGATCTTAAAGGTCAGCTTCTGGTTGCTCAAGGAAGCAGAGTAAAGCACAAGAGGAGACCATTTAAATGTGACTGCGtttagacacttttctttttgttgtatttcttgTTCGTCTATTCTTCTGTATTTTCCTGCTCTAGTTTATTCCGTATAAgtttacagcactttggtcaacctgtgttggttttaaatgtgcttataaATAAACTGACTCAACTTGACTTGTCTGAacattgcacagtctgaccttgggtTGAATTTGCTGCCAAACCTCCTGCTTTTACAAGATGTGATCACACTAGCCAATAATCAAGAGTGTCTGATTGCTCTTATTTCCTACAGAAGAGTCCTGTGAagcctttctttttcacatgacacaTGAGGGAGTAAAGAGATTTAAATGTTTAACAGACCAGGTTTGATTGAATTCGACAGTTTAGCAAAAGGAAGATAAAGACAAATATCAACATATGGAAAAAGTGAATATTTAGGAGCTGAACTTTTTAGTGGTGTGTACGAAACAGTTTAATGCACTTTTTCATGGTTTGCATCAGGTGCAAAACGAGTCCATTTACTTTCACTACTCTCAGCTTTACCCTGAAGCACCAACATACTTCAGTTACGCTTCAACGGTTTTCTGTGAGGTTTTTCTTTGGTAAAACAGCCTGAGAGCAGAGTGTTAAATTGAGCATCAGGTTCCATTAAAGATCTTAAAGTCTTTTAATGTTTCTCTGAACTTCTGTTCCTAAGCCGGCAGCTTCTGTGAGGagaaatggtaaaatggtaaatggcctgtatttatatagcgctttacatatccagtcatccacccattcacacacacattcacacactggtgatggcaagctacattgtagccacagccaccctggggcgcactgacagaggcgaggctgccgaacactggtgccaccgggccctctgaccaccaccagtaggcaacgggtgaagtgtcttgcccaaggacacaacgaccgagagactgtccaagccggagctcgaaccggcaaccttccgattacaaggcgaactcccaactcttgagccacgattgggggcgatcgtggctcaaaaaggaaagaaatgctTTTGATAATGATTCCTGTCATTGGTAAAACATTAACCATTTGTTTTTGAGTTTCCTTCTTACCTTTAGGCaggggggggagagagaggttATACatataaagaaaaagcaaacttACATCAATCAGATTTATGCAATCAGTGAAAGTTTGTGTGTCAGTCTTTGTTTTCCACTGAAGTTACGTGTGTGCGTGAGATTAACTGGAGGTTCAGGCAGAGCCAGTTTCCACAGAGCTGTTCAGCTCGCTCGTCCACTGTAACTGGCAGAAGGTGTTTGCATGAAGATAAACAAGATGACAACAGATATGTTTTTCTTACAAAACCTCACATTAGTCTGGTTTAAACATGCAGTTCGACTTACTCCCCTGTACCCAAACTATTCAAGAACTGCCTTTGTTATACAAGCAATTAACAAACATTGCCAGCAGTCCCAAGTACAACTGTAAAATCATGCAGGAGCAATGATATGATGCAGCAATAAAAAAAGCAATCGTACATTTTCAGACTTTGAGGAGGTCAAAGTCCTGTTATCAAGAAAGCAGATGTAAGAAACATGCCATCAGATCATATGTGGAACATGCAAAGAAGCAGAGAAAACTGAAGAGATCAATCTAAgcgtttgttgttgttttctgcaGCAAAGGACAATAATGGGAGGGAGTGACTTGCATGCGCTGACTGTAATAATAAAGCTATTTACACGCGCAGGAAAACAAGACAGATAAATGAGGGCTGAATTTTACATGATGATTTAACGaatgataaaaacaacaacacagactTGTTTGCCTGAATAATGTTGGGGGATTTACTCACTCAAAGTCTAACTACATTTAATCATTTCACAAATTATGATAACAGCAGATACATGCACACACGATCAACAAAAAACGTTGTCTTCATGAAATATTCATCACATATTGACAAACAGCAGGAAGAAAATGGCCCAGAACCAGTGCAGCCATGCAAACAGCAGTTTTTAATGCACTCACATGGCAGAAATGCATGGCACAGCTTTGCAATGTCATCCTCCCACATAAGAGCTGGAAGGTGTTGTTTTTACTGATATAATATCTTACTCTTTATGTTACTATTGTGGCATACTTTTGTTActattttattgtcatttaattCACAccaatattattattactgaacTGTAGACAACAGAACTGTGGATCAATCGGCCTCACTTACAGAGAGGGGAACTGTTTTGTGAAGGCAACACGCGTTTTTAACACGGTTTCCAACTGGACATAGGAGCAAAGGTGTGAACGCATTTTTCAAGTTGTTTTCGATGTTTCTGCTGGCTTTCTTTTATGCTATTGTGTGTTGCACGTTTGGCTCCCGCCCACAAAAATCAGTGCCAGAGGAAAACAGCCGCTCCCGCTACTGATTGGCTCCGCGGTGCGCTCCAATCACCGCGATGTAGTGACTCTTCTCCACACAAACCCGAGCGGTCAACTCATAACGTTGTTACAAatgtagagaaaacacaaacaggttttgtttggttttgttttttctaattgGATGCACTCCTTCTGTTCGTGAGGACTAGAACAAGGTGAAGCAGAGGATTAAGAAAACGACAGCAACGAGGGGATTTGGGACGATACAAGGACACATTTCTTCTCTATAAATACGATGGTGATGTTTGTTTGATTCGAGGCCAGCCTGAAGATTTGAATAAGAATGACGGTCCTTGTGAAGAAGGTGCAGCAGTTGCTCTCCATCCTGCTGCCGTGTGTACTCCAGCTCTGCTGCGCTCAGACTCAAGGAGGTGGGCATAAACACCcgcacacacatattcacacacgtttgtttttatcatcacCCTGGGAGAGGGACGATGAatacagtggcggtcctaggcTTTTTGGAGCTCCCTCtgcccccaaaaaaaaaacccagcaaacgactaacaaacagccatcataattcataATACAATGAGAATAGGGCAAATCAACAATTGATGCTAACTAATTAATATtgtgctgaacacagtccaaaagattcagtaagCTACATCAGTGTCTACTGTTTACTATCAAAGCCAAGTGGCTCACAAACGTAAACAGAAGTTTTCACTATCCCTACTAATTAATGTTATCTTGTTGTATccctgttgtggccagtgctatcctctatgctgttgcatgctggggcaccaggttgagggtcacagatgccaacagactaaataaactgatccacaaggccagtaatgttgtggggatggagctggactccattagggtggtgtctgagaggcagatgttgtccaagatacggataatacctcccacccattCCATGACGTCCTGGCTACTCACAGGAGCAcgctcagtgagagactgagtttaccaaaaagcaccactgaacgacatgAAATCAATCCTGCCcatggccatctccctgtacaactcctccatctaatacaCTGTGAACCCTGCAGTAGTTACACCCTTTTTATACacgctcttttctactctgtaatGTTCTTGTCaatttttttgatatttatttataatcaccgctgttaatccttgatatttataacTGAGTGATCTGTATTTATTAGTGCgatttcttaaatgtgtaaaatctgtaacataattattgtttggagtttagtctgttactgttactatttttacaatttcttcttggaccagctgtaacccacataatttccttagggattaataaagtgttctgattctgattctgattgtttcaggatgacctgctgttatccaatgacacatctgcttacctgtatcttttgctcgtttctcctcctcttcttttctcttttttctaaactgagcacctgatggctttgaacttttcttgtccatcttccattggtattaattttgcactccagtatgaacacccatcccctaACCCAAGgttcaccacaacataacctatagacctacaccttagttcacagatttgCTTTGTcaagggtttatttctgggatttcacacaacccaggattcaaatcatgaatacataatggggtTGGAcattacaacattatgaatgaaatgtgctctatttggaagcaacCGGCCCCCTCCCCTGTCGACAggttgtgtgagactttaaatcatcaaactgtaaattataaattttaaattgttattgatccctttacccctagtccgaaagtgt from the Oreochromis aureus strain Israel breed Guangdong linkage group 5, ZZ_aureus, whole genome shotgun sequence genome contains:
- the arf3b gene encoding ADP-ribosylation factor 3b isoform X2, with the translated sequence MGNIFGNLLKSLIGKKEMRILMVGLDAAGKTTILYKLKLGEIVTTIPTIGFNVETVEYKNISFTVWDVGGQDKIRPLWRHYFQNTQGERS
- the arf3b gene encoding ADP-ribosylation factor 3b isoform X1, coding for MGNIFGNLLKSLIGKKEMRILMVGLDAAGKTTILYKLKLGEIVTTIPTIGFNVETVEYKNISFTVWDVGGQDKIRPLWRHYFQNTQGLIFVVDSNDRERVNEAREELMRMLAEDELRDAVLLVFANKQDLPNAMNAAEITDKLGLHSLRHRNWYIQATCATSGDGLYEGLDWLANQLKNKK